The following are from one region of the Flavobacteriaceae bacterium UJ101 genome:
- a CDS encoding N-acetyl-alpha-D-glucosaminyl L-malate deacetylase (Involved in bacillithiol (BSH) biosynthesis. Catalyzes the second step of the pathway, the deacetylation of N- acetylglucosaminylmalate (GlcNAc-Mal) to glucosamine malate (GlcN- Mal); Belongs to the PIGL family.): MTYQKLDILAIGVHPDDVELSCGGTIAKEISLGKKVGILHLTEGELGTRGTNEIRLKEANKAAKILGVHVQEHLNIGDGFFEITDDYLKQISVVLRKYRPDIVLLNAVNDRHPDHARASKLCSRACFLSGLPKVELYDEEGNMLEKWRPSQVYHYIQWKNLTPDFVVDITGFMETKKNACLAYASQFFNENSNEPETPISSKNFLDSIEYRARDLGRIIGVEHAEGFTVERFIGVDNLSNLI, encoded by the coding sequence ATGACATATCAAAAGCTCGATATTTTGGCAATAGGTGTTCATCCAGATGATGTAGAACTATCATGTGGTGGGACTATTGCTAAAGAAATTTCTTTAGGTAAAAAAGTAGGGATTTTACATTTAACTGAAGGTGAATTAGGTACTAGAGGAACAAATGAAATACGTTTAAAAGAAGCAAATAAAGCAGCAAAAATATTAGGTGTTCATGTACAAGAACATTTAAATATTGGTGATGGTTTTTTTGAAATTACTGATGACTATTTAAAACAAATCAGTGTTGTTTTAAGAAAATACCGCCCTGATATTGTTTTATTAAATGCGGTTAACGATCGCCATCCTGATCATGCGAGGGCTAGTAAACTATGTTCACGTGCTTGTTTCCTATCGGGCTTACCTAAAGTAGAACTTTATGATGAAGAGGGAAATATGTTAGAAAAATGGCGCCCATCACAAGTATATCATTACATTCAATGGAAAAATTTAACTCCTGATTTTGTTGTAGATATCACAGGGTTTATGGAAACAAAGAAAAATGCATGTTTAGCTTATGCTTCACAATTTTTTAATGAAAATTCAAATGAACCTGAAACACCTATTAGTTCAAAGAATTTTTTAGATAGTATCGAATACAGAGCGAGAGACTTAGGACGAATTATTGGAGTAGAGCATGCTGAAGGATTTACAGTAGAACGTTTTATTGGAGTAGATAATTTATCTAATTTAATATAA
- a CDS encoding outer membrane lipoprotein Blc (Involved in the storage or transport of lipids necessary for membrane maintenance under stressful conditions. Displays a binding preference for lysophospholipids (By similarity); Belongs to the calycin superfamily. Lipocalin family.) — protein MKKIIGLWCLFLFVSCAIQDQVIDKSVVKEFDLDQYLGQWYEIARYDHKFEKDMVGVTATYSLEKEGRIKVVNKGFKKTVDGEESIAIGKAKIPNSNEPSKLKVSFFWFFYGDYYVLELDKEYKWAAIGSKSDDYLWILSRTPELEKNTYDTILKLLHQRGYDIDKLIKVKQRNK, from the coding sequence ATGAAAAAAATTATTGGATTGTGGTGCCTTTTTCTGTTTGTTTCATGTGCTATTCAAGATCAGGTAATTGATAAAAGTGTGGTGAAAGAATTTGATCTTGATCAATATTTAGGTCAATGGTATGAAATAGCGCGATACGATCATAAGTTTGAAAAAGATATGGTAGGTGTAACAGCTACATATTCTCTAGAAAAAGAAGGAAGAATAAAAGTGGTTAATAAAGGTTTTAAGAAAACAGTAGATGGTGAAGAATCAATAGCAATTGGAAAAGCAAAAATTCCAAACTCTAACGAACCTTCAAAACTAAAAGTATCATTCTTTTGGTTTTTTTATGGAGATTACTATGTTTTAGAATTAGATAAAGAATATAAGTGGGCTGCTATAGGAAGTAAATCAGATGATTATTTATGGATACTATCACGTACGCCTGAATTAGAAAAAAATACCTATGATACTATATTAAAACTATTGCATCAAAGAGGTTATGATATTGATAAATTAATAAAAGTAAAACAAAGAAATAAATAA
- the PDHB|pdhB gene encoding pyruvate dehydrogenase (acetyl-transferring) (KEGG: oce:GU3_11720 pyruvate dehydrogenase E1 component beta subunit) — MKELTFRQVIAEAMSEEMRRDESIYLCGEEVAEYNGAYKASKGMLDEFGPKRIIDTPIAELGFAGISVGAAMNGCRPIVEFMTFNFSLVAIDQIINNAAKMRQMSGGQWNVPIVFRGPTASAGQLAATHSQAFESWYANCPGLKVIVPSNPYDAKGLLKAAIRDNDPVIFMESEQMYGDKMEIPEDEYILPIGVADIKKEGSDVTIVSFGKIMKVALKAAAELAKEGINAEVIDLRTVRPLDYKTVIESVKKTNRLVIVEEAWPFASVSTEIAYMVQQKAFDYLDAPIKRITTADTPAPYSPHLYEDWMPTVEETIEAVKSVMYKK; from the coding sequence ATGAAAGAATTAACATTTCGTCAAGTAATAGCAGAAGCCATGAGCGAAGAAATGCGCCGTGATGAAAGTATTTACTTATGTGGAGAAGAAGTAGCGGAATACAATGGAGCTTATAAAGCGTCTAAAGGAATGTTAGACGAATTTGGTCCAAAACGTATTATTGATACTCCTATTGCTGAATTAGGTTTTGCAGGAATATCAGTTGGAGCTGCAATGAACGGTTGCCGTCCTATAGTAGAATTTATGACGTTTAACTTTTCATTAGTTGCTATTGATCAAATTATTAATAATGCTGCAAAAATGCGTCAAATGTCAGGTGGGCAATGGAATGTCCCAATCGTTTTTCGTGGGCCTACAGCTTCTGCAGGTCAGTTAGCTGCAACCCATTCACAAGCTTTTGAAAGCTGGTATGCCAATTGCCCTGGTTTAAAGGTAATTGTACCTTCTAATCCATATGATGCAAAAGGTTTATTAAAAGCAGCTATTCGTGATAATGATCCTGTAATTTTTATGGAATCAGAACAGATGTATGGTGATAAAATGGAAATTCCAGAAGATGAGTACATTCTTCCAATCGGTGTAGCTGATATTAAGAAAGAAGGCTCTGATGTAACGATTGTTTCTTTTGGGAAAATTATGAAAGTTGCTTTAAAAGCTGCTGCTGAATTAGCAAAGGAGGGAATTAATGCAGAAGTAATTGATTTACGTACAGTACGTCCGTTAGATTATAAAACCGTTATTGAATCAGTAAAGAAAACAAATCGTTTGGTTATTGTGGAAGAAGCTTGGCCATTTGCATCTGTTTCTACTGAAATAGCCTATATGGTTCAACAAAAAGCATTTGATTATTTAGATGCTCCAATAAAACGTATTACAACAGCTGATACGCCAGCACCATATTCACCACATTTATATGAAGATTGGATGCCTACAGTTGAAGAAACTATTGAAGCAGTTAAATCTGTAATGTATAAAAAATAG
- the dapA gene encoding 4-hydroxy-tetrahydrodipicolinate synthase (Catalyzes the condensation of (S)-aspartate-beta- semialdehyde [(S)-ASA] and pyruvate to 4-hydroxy- tetrahydrodipicolinate (HTPA); Belongs to the DapA family.; KEGG: oho:Oweho_0747 4-hydroxy-tetrahydrodipicolinate synthase) encodes MEKFRGTGVALVTPFKDDFSVDYNALERLIDFNIENGIDYLVVMGTTAEVVTLSSEEKQQVIDFIIEKNNKRVPLVIGIGGNNTVDVVKTIENTDLTPFDGILSVSPYYNKPTQEGVYQHFKAIAKTTDTPIILYNVPSRTGGEGIAPKTAIRLAKEFKHIIAIKEATGDMGIAMELIQNRPEGFLVLSGDDEYALPLVYLGGDGVISVIGEGLPKAFSSMMNFALEGKVKEANALHYQCLKMIHLIFEEGNPAGIKELLKQRGVLESNQVRLPLVSATNGLQEKIKEELKKF; translated from the coding sequence ATGGAGAAATTTAGAGGTACAGGTGTCGCGTTAGTAACACCATTTAAAGATGATTTTTCAGTTGATTATAATGCATTAGAACGTTTAATCGATTTTAATATAGAAAATGGTATTGATTATTTAGTTGTTATGGGTACTACTGCTGAGGTAGTAACACTTTCAAGTGAGGAAAAACAGCAAGTAATTGATTTTATTATTGAAAAGAATAATAAAAGAGTACCTCTTGTTATAGGGATAGGAGGGAATAATACAGTTGATGTAGTAAAAACAATTGAGAATACTGATTTAACTCCTTTTGATGGAATTCTTTCTGTTTCTCCTTATTATAATAAACCAACTCAAGAAGGTGTTTACCAGCATTTTAAAGCTATTGCAAAAACAACAGATACACCTATTATTTTATATAATGTACCTAGTAGAACAGGAGGAGAAGGAATTGCTCCAAAAACGGCAATTCGCTTAGCGAAAGAATTTAAACATATTATAGCGATTAAAGAAGCTACAGGAGATATGGGAATTGCAATGGAATTGATTCAAAATCGTCCTGAAGGATTTTTAGTACTTTCAGGAGATGATGAATATGCTTTACCACTGGTTTATTTAGGTGGTGATGGTGTGATTTCAGTAATAGGAGAAGGTTTACCAAAAGCGTTTTCTAGTATGATGAATTTTGCCTTGGAAGGGAAAGTGAAAGAGGCGAATGCTTTGCATTATCAATGTTTAAAAATGATTCATTTAATCTTTGAAGAAGGAAACCCTGCTGGAATTAAGGAGTTATTAAAACAACGAGGTGTTTTAGAGAGTAACCAAGTACGTTTACCTTTGGTTTCAGCAACCAACGGTTTACAAGAGAAAATTAAAGAAGAGTTGAAGAAGTTTTAG
- the ushA gene encoding 5'-nucleotidase (KEGG: tbe:Trebr_0065 5'-nucleotidase / UDP-sugar diphosphatase) — protein MNIKRAFSIIFFFSLIIACKPTYSISETEKKNTRVDHIQQDQEFQDLIKPYTKELKHKTEEILAYTPEDLTKQNYNLQNVFADITYEESDILFKALYQKDIDFVLINKGGLRTIIPQGAITIGNIYEVMPFDNKIVVVGLRGEKMLALLSYLASKPQPISHLKVTRKENRVTEAVINGKPFDFDTTYYVVTNDYLQGGGDNMFFFKNAEEVYPLNILARDMYLNYFKKIDTLSINKTIRYQ, from the coding sequence ATGAATATAAAAAGAGCATTTTCTATAATATTCTTTTTCTCACTAATTATAGCGTGTAAACCCACCTATTCTATCAGTGAAACAGAGAAAAAAAACACACGAGTTGATCATATTCAACAAGATCAAGAATTTCAAGATTTAATAAAACCGTATACAAAAGAATTAAAGCATAAAACAGAAGAAATTCTTGCTTATACTCCAGAAGACTTAACAAAGCAAAATTATAATTTACAAAATGTTTTTGCTGATATTACCTATGAAGAATCTGATATTTTGTTTAAAGCACTCTATCAAAAAGATATTGATTTTGTGTTAATCAATAAAGGTGGTTTAAGAACTATCATCCCTCAAGGAGCTATCACAATTGGGAATATATACGAAGTAATGCCTTTTGACAATAAAATTGTTGTGGTCGGTTTACGAGGTGAAAAAATGTTAGCATTGTTATCCTATTTAGCTTCAAAACCTCAACCTATATCGCATTTAAAAGTTACACGAAAAGAAAACCGAGTTACCGAGGCAGTCATCAATGGGAAACCTTTTGATTTTGATACAACCTACTATGTTGTAACCAATGATTATTTACAAGGCGGTGGTGATAATATGTTTTTTTTCAAAAATGCTGAAGAAGTCTATCCTTTAAATATTTTAGCACGCGATATGTATCTTAATTATTTTAAAAAAATTGATACACTTTCTATTAACAAAACGATTCGATACCAATAA
- a CDS encoding 5'-nucleotidase (Hydrolyzes extracellular nucleotides into membrane permeable nucleosides. Exhibits AMP-, NAD-, and NMN-nucleosidase activities; Belongs to the 5'-nucleotidase family.; KEGG: doi:FH5T_14195 5'-nucleotidase), with amino-acid sequence MQTRKQFIKTLATSGTLTLLPTVPLLAHSKESYTKITILHTNDQHSRIEPFEASHKKFGGAGGFASRATLIDQIRKKEDYVLLLDAGDIFQGTPYFNFFGGELEFKLMSKLGYDLATLGNHDFDNGVNGFIKQLPHAQFNFVNANYNFKNSALDGIVKPYQIFKKGDIKIGVFGLGVQLEGLVDPKNYGEIQYLDPIEIAKDQTYHLKHKEKCDLVICLSHLGYQYQDDTVSDIKLAQNTHDIDLIIGGHTHTFLDAPTIVKNSHGENVIINQVGWAGLYLGQIDFYFSKGKKKSTHKRIQV; translated from the coding sequence ATGCAAACACGTAAACAATTTATCAAGACACTAGCTACTTCAGGAACTTTAACTTTACTTCCTACAGTACCTTTATTGGCCCATTCTAAAGAATCGTATACTAAAATTACCATTCTTCATACTAATGACCAACACAGTCGCATTGAGCCTTTCGAAGCTTCTCATAAAAAATTTGGAGGAGCAGGTGGTTTTGCTTCAAGAGCTACACTTATTGATCAAATTCGTAAAAAAGAAGATTATGTTTTACTTTTAGATGCAGGTGATATATTTCAAGGGACTCCTTATTTTAATTTTTTTGGTGGTGAATTGGAATTCAAATTGATGTCAAAACTAGGATATGATTTAGCTACTTTAGGAAATCATGATTTTGACAATGGAGTTAATGGATTTATCAAACAACTCCCTCATGCTCAATTTAATTTTGTAAATGCAAACTATAATTTCAAAAATTCAGCACTAGATGGAATTGTAAAACCGTATCAAATTTTCAAAAAAGGTGATATTAAAATTGGTGTTTTTGGTTTGGGTGTTCAATTAGAAGGTTTGGTTGATCCTAAAAATTATGGTGAAATTCAATATTTAGACCCTATCGAAATAGCAAAAGATCAAACCTATCATTTAAAACATAAAGAAAAGTGTGACTTGGTCATTTGTTTGTCACATTTGGGATATCAATATCAAGATGATACCGTTTCTGATATAAAATTAGCTCAAAACACACACGATATCGATTTAATTATAGGAGGTCATACCCACACTTTCCTAGATGCTCCTACTATTGTTAAAAATAGCCATGGAGAAAATGTCATTATCAACCAAGTGGGATGGGCAGGACTCTATTTAGGTCAAATTGATTTTTATTTTTCCAAAGGAAAGAAAAAATCAACTCATAAACGCATCCAAGTATAA
- a CDS encoding nuclease S(1) (Hydrolyzes only single-stranded DNA and RNA without apparent specificity for bases during senescence. Endonuclease that recognizes and cleaves all types of mismatches with high efficiency, including heteroduplex double-stranded DNA. Maybe involved in programmed cell death (PCD) and senescence; Belongs to the nuclease type I family.; KEGG: xcc:XCC3198 nuclease S1), with protein MNIFHNFIRKKNGFVFICLFITSSLFAWGPTGHRATAEIAEHYLSKKTKRKINKLLDNHDMAYWSTYADAIRSDTQYKKYEPWHYVNYQYGEDYLKADKNPKGDVIYAVNHCIAILKDKNASKKDKAFHLKLLIHFIGDLHQPLHVGHGEDLGGNTLKVEWFWEKSNLHRVWDEGMLDQYKMSYTELAHSFVPLTKEKRIAIQKGTILDWINESKELSEKIVYPSIKESTQLNYRYMYDYFPVVETQIEKGGVRLAKILNEIFG; from the coding sequence ATGAATATTTTTCACAACTTTATTAGAAAAAAAAATGGATTTGTCTTTATATGTCTATTTATAACCTCTTCCTTATTTGCTTGGGGACCAACAGGTCATCGTGCTACAGCAGAAATAGCAGAGCATTATTTATCAAAAAAGACTAAAAGAAAAATTAATAAGCTACTTGATAATCATGATATGGCTTATTGGTCTACTTATGCGGATGCTATTCGCTCTGATACACAATATAAAAAATATGAGCCTTGGCATTATGTAAATTATCAATATGGTGAAGACTATTTAAAAGCAGACAAAAATCCTAAAGGAGATGTTATATATGCTGTCAACCATTGTATTGCTATTTTAAAAGATAAAAACGCTTCAAAAAAAGACAAAGCTTTTCATTTAAAACTCTTAATTCATTTTATTGGAGATTTACATCAACCCTTACATGTTGGACATGGAGAAGATTTAGGTGGCAACACTTTAAAAGTAGAATGGTTTTGGGAAAAATCAAATTTACATAGAGTATGGGACGAAGGAATGCTGGATCAATATAAGATGAGTTATACAGAATTAGCGCATAGTTTTGTTCCTCTTACAAAAGAAAAACGTATCGCCATTCAAAAAGGAACTATATTAGACTGGATCAATGAATCAAAAGAGTTATCCGAAAAAATAGTCTATCCTTCTATAAAAGAATCAACTCAGTTAAATTATCGGTATATGTATGATTATTTTCCTGTTGTTGAAACACAAATAGAAAAAGGTGGAGTTCGATTGGCAAAAATTTTAAATGAAATTTTTGGATAA